The following coding sequences are from one Kushneria phosphatilytica window:
- a CDS encoding DeoR/GlpR family DNA-binding transcription regulator yields MIPTQRRDYLLELLDQQTVLTINELTELLGVSHMTVRRDIAQLEQEGQVLSVSGGVRLAARFRHEPAWQEKASAHIGHKEAIAQRAAAMIHDGMSIYLDAGTTTFAMARLLTEHNDLSVVTNNFHISALLAQYPHIDLFHTGGRVNHENYSAVGPSVVEFLRQVNVDIAFLSSSSWHLERGVTTPDESKILIKQQLLQIASKSVLVADSTKYGRFGMFRACALEDVDLIITDDGLAAFDREAIVERDIALETVPITAPQMTDEPKEVPWP; encoded by the coding sequence GTGATACCCACGCAAAGACGCGACTATCTGCTGGAACTGCTTGATCAGCAGACCGTGCTGACCATCAACGAGCTGACCGAGCTGCTCGGGGTGTCCCACATGACGGTGCGCCGCGATATCGCCCAGCTCGAACAGGAAGGGCAAGTGCTCTCCGTCTCCGGTGGCGTGCGGCTGGCTGCCCGATTTAGGCATGAGCCTGCATGGCAGGAGAAGGCATCCGCTCATATCGGTCACAAGGAAGCGATTGCCCAACGAGCGGCAGCCATGATCCACGATGGCATGTCGATCTATCTTGATGCCGGCACCACCACTTTCGCCATGGCCCGCCTGCTTACCGAACACAACGATCTGTCGGTCGTCACCAACAACTTCCATATCTCGGCGCTACTGGCGCAGTACCCCCATATTGACCTCTTCCATACCGGGGGTCGGGTCAACCACGAGAATTACTCGGCTGTCGGCCCATCGGTGGTGGAATTTCTGCGTCAGGTCAACGTCGACATCGCCTTCCTCAGCAGCAGCTCCTGGCATCTCGAGCGCGGCGTCACCACGCCGGATGAGTCAAAGATTCTGATCAAGCAGCAGCTGTTACAGATCGCTTCCAAAAGCGTGCTGGTGGCCGACAGCACCAAATACGGCCGTTTCGGCATGTTCCGTGCCTGTGCGCTGGAGGATGTCGATCTGATCATCACCGACGACGGCCTGGCCGCTTTCGACCGCGAAGCCATCGTCGAGCGCGACATCGCACTCGAAACGGTGCCGATTACCGCCCCACAGATGACCGATGAGCCGAAGGAGGTCCCATGGCCCTGA
- a CDS encoding TDT family transporter, translated as MSLRLEDAIRGAPTPMAGLALGIASLGWSWESFADLEGVAQQAGAAIGAVLLLILAIRFIRHPQSLRQDLAHPVVGSVVPTFAMALMVVSKAFGHWEPTLGTALWLLAVGLHLIFLCAFVIHRLREFELHHMVPGWFVPPVGIIVADVAFPGVPALQPLALGLLWFGMIMYALLLPVMVHRLIFAAEIPDAAKPTIAIMAAPASLSLAGYLTVSAEPSPLLVALLGGIALLMTVVIYLAFFRLLRLPYSPGYAAFTFPMVIGATAMSKTAEWLASQGVPASLVTQVQTLADIEITVATAVVGYVVLRYATYYGQRLAMVDLSGHPG; from the coding sequence ATGTCCCTTCGACTTGAAGACGCCATCCGTGGTGCCCCGACCCCCATGGCCGGACTGGCCCTGGGCATCGCCAGTCTCGGGTGGAGCTGGGAGAGCTTTGCTGACCTGGAGGGTGTTGCCCAGCAAGCCGGGGCTGCCATCGGCGCAGTACTGCTACTGATCCTGGCCATCCGCTTCATCCGCCATCCGCAGTCACTGCGCCAGGACCTGGCTCACCCGGTGGTCGGCAGTGTGGTGCCCACCTTCGCCATGGCCCTCATGGTGGTTTCGAAAGCCTTCGGTCACTGGGAACCCACCCTCGGTACGGCGCTCTGGCTATTGGCGGTGGGGCTGCACCTGATTTTTCTGTGTGCCTTCGTCATTCATCGCCTGCGCGAGTTCGAACTGCACCATATGGTGCCGGGCTGGTTCGTACCCCCGGTCGGGATCATCGTTGCCGATGTCGCCTTTCCCGGCGTGCCAGCGCTGCAGCCGCTCGCCCTGGGTCTGCTGTGGTTCGGCATGATCATGTACGCTCTGCTGCTGCCCGTGATGGTGCATCGGTTGATCTTTGCCGCCGAAATCCCGGATGCCGCCAAGCCCACCATCGCCATCATGGCCGCCCCGGCGAGTCTCAGTCTGGCCGGCTATCTGACCGTCTCTGCCGAGCCATCCCCCCTGCTGGTGGCCCTGCTGGGGGGCATCGCGCTGCTGATGACCGTTGTGATCTATCTCGCCTTCTTCCGGCTGCTGCGCCTGCCGTACAGTCCGGGTTATGCCGCCTTCACCTTCCCGATGGTGATCGGCGCCACGGCGATGTCGAAGACCGCCGAATGGCTGGCAAGCCAGGGGGTACCAGCCTCGCTGGTCACGCAGGTGCAGACCCTGGCCGATATTGAAATCACTGTGGCCACGGCTGTCGTGGGTTATGTCGTACTGCGCTATGCCACCTACTACGGACAACGTCTTGCAATGGTCGATCTCTCCGGCCATCCGGGCTGA
- the otnC gene encoding 3-oxo-tetronate 4-phosphate decarboxylase, protein MNEHTLRQRLVTLGKRLYDRGLSPGTSGNLSVRLDDGWLTTPTNSCMGELNADEISRLDWEGNVLSGSKPSKEYFFHLAYYKNRPEAQAIVHLHSSYSSAVSCLKNVDEASVLPPITPYFVMRIGRLPLVPYRRPGDERLGDDVARLAPHYSALMLANHGPIVTGRDLDATVSAAEELEETAKLFLLLHGHEYRTLDADQIGELCEHHGARWES, encoded by the coding sequence ATGAATGAACACACCCTGCGCCAGCGTCTGGTCACGCTCGGCAAGCGACTCTATGACCGCGGCCTCAGTCCCGGTACCAGTGGCAATCTCAGTGTGCGGCTGGACGATGGCTGGCTGACCACACCCACCAACTCCTGCATGGGCGAACTCAACGCCGACGAGATCTCCAGGCTCGACTGGGAAGGCAATGTTCTCTCCGGCAGCAAGCCCAGCAAGGAGTACTTCTTTCACCTCGCCTACTACAAGAATCGCCCCGAGGCGCAGGCGATCGTTCATCTGCACTCGAGCTATTCCAGCGCCGTGTCATGTCTGAAAAACGTCGACGAAGCGAGTGTGCTGCCACCGATCACCCCCTACTTCGTCATGCGCATCGGCCGGCTGCCTCTGGTGCCCTATCGCCGCCCGGGGGACGAACGACTCGGCGACGATGTGGCCCGGCTGGCACCGCACTACAGCGCACTGATGCTGGCCAATCACGGCCCGATCGTCACCGGGCGGGATCTCGACGCGACCGTCAGCGCCGCCGAAGAGCTGGAAGAGACCGCCAAACTCTTTCTGCTACTGCATGGCCACGAATATCGCACCCTTGATGCCGATCAGATCGGCGAACTCTGCGAACACCACGGCGCCCGGTGGGAGAGCTGA
- a CDS encoding sulfite oxidase: MSQRPAIYKSLSTRYFTQPPQGGESNAETRLSQLAGYLTPTALFYIRNHTATPEIDLQTWTLQLEGDGLKRSVTLDLAALQALPQVSVIRAIECAGNARAFFAHDFGEPAEGAQWRSGAIGVAEWSGVRLREVLEQAGVRAEAISVLPEGLDEGRFARPLPLDKALADDTLIALAMNGEPLPLDHGAPARLVVSGWLGAASIKWLGRISVATHEQNTYWNTRDYTLAGPDYPAEGEADGIPITMMPVMSMPELDWPAELSPGRQVIRGRAFSGEGRVNRVEYRLDDGEWQPARLETPNLPAAWVRWSVSTELAPGEHKLRVRAIDEAGNVQPDQVPWNDHGCLYNAVIAWPLHVGDR, encoded by the coding sequence ATGTCGCAACGTCCCGCCATTTACAAGTCGCTGTCCACACGATATTTCACCCAGCCACCACAGGGCGGCGAGTCCAATGCCGAAACCCGTTTATCGCAGCTGGCGGGCTATCTGACGCCTACTGCCCTGTTCTATATCCGCAACCATACCGCCACACCCGAGATCGACCTTCAGACATGGACGCTGCAACTCGAGGGCGATGGACTCAAGCGCTCGGTGACGCTTGATCTGGCGGCCCTGCAGGCGCTGCCGCAGGTGTCGGTAATCCGCGCCATCGAGTGCGCCGGCAACGCCCGGGCCTTTTTCGCACATGACTTCGGGGAGCCGGCCGAAGGCGCCCAGTGGCGCAGCGGCGCGATCGGTGTCGCGGAATGGAGCGGCGTACGTCTGCGCGAGGTACTCGAGCAGGCCGGCGTGCGGGCAGAGGCCATCAGCGTACTGCCGGAAGGGCTCGACGAGGGGCGCTTCGCCCGGCCGCTCCCGCTGGACAAGGCGCTGGCCGATGACACCCTGATCGCATTGGCGATGAACGGCGAACCGCTGCCGCTCGACCACGGCGCTCCTGCCCGACTGGTGGTCTCCGGCTGGCTGGGCGCAGCCAGCATCAAGTGGCTGGGACGCATCAGCGTGGCGACCCATGAACAGAATACGTACTGGAACACCCGGGATTACACCCTCGCCGGTCCGGACTACCCTGCCGAAGGCGAGGCCGATGGCATCCCCATTACGATGATGCCGGTGATGAGCATGCCCGAACTCGACTGGCCGGCTGAACTCAGCCCCGGCCGCCAGGTGATACGCGGCCGAGCCTTCTCCGGTGAGGGGCGAGTCAATCGGGTCGAATATCGCCTCGATGACGGCGAGTGGCAACCAGCCCGGCTGGAGACGCCCAACCTGCCCGCTGCCTGGGTACGCTGGTCGGTGAGCACCGAGCTGGCACCCGGCGAGCATAAGCTACGCGTGCGCGCCATCGACGAGGCCGGTAATGTGCAGCCCGATCAGGTGCCATGGAACGATCATGGCTGTCTCTACAATGCCGTCATCGCCTGGCCGCTTCACGTCGGAGACCGTTGA
- a CDS encoding 3-hydroxyacyl-CoA dehydrogenase — protein sequence MSHVAIIGSGLIGRSWSVVFARGGHDVVLFDNQAEVLPQARELIRQTLEELAANELLDEPPQRVLDRVRTSSDLAQALEGAIHVQENIPERVELKQTLFAQLDELAAPEITLASSTSGIPASDFTETLTHRERCLVAHPVNPPALIPLVELIPAPWTADAVLQRTRQLMADIGQSPITLGGEIPGFAVNRLQGALLNEAFNLIEDGYLSVDDLDRVVSDGLGARWFFMGPIETIDLNAPEGVRDYMTRLGPMYQQIADSARPRHGYSEQLLDQLEQARRETLPADQRDERMAWRDRYLVTLAALKKRQST from the coding sequence ATGAGTCATGTTGCCATTATCGGATCAGGCCTGATCGGGCGCAGCTGGTCGGTGGTTTTCGCCCGCGGCGGCCACGATGTGGTGCTGTTCGATAACCAGGCCGAAGTGCTGCCCCAGGCCCGCGAGCTGATCAGACAGACCCTCGAAGAGCTGGCCGCCAATGAGCTGCTCGACGAGCCACCGCAGCGCGTGCTGGACCGGGTACGGACCAGCAGCGACCTGGCGCAGGCACTCGAGGGCGCCATTCACGTCCAGGAGAATATCCCCGAAAGGGTGGAACTCAAGCAGACGCTGTTTGCTCAACTCGATGAGCTGGCCGCCCCGGAAATCACGCTGGCCAGTTCAACTTCGGGCATCCCGGCCTCGGATTTCACCGAGACCCTCACCCACCGTGAACGCTGCCTGGTCGCACATCCGGTCAATCCGCCGGCCCTGATCCCGCTGGTCGAACTGATTCCCGCACCCTGGACTGCTGATGCGGTACTCCAGCGTACCCGGCAACTGATGGCAGACATTGGTCAGTCACCAATCACCCTCGGCGGCGAGATTCCGGGATTTGCCGTCAATCGCCTGCAGGGCGCGCTGCTCAATGAAGCCTTCAATCTGATCGAGGATGGCTATCTCAGCGTCGATGACCTCGACCGGGTGGTCAGCGATGGCCTGGGCGCACGCTGGTTCTTCATGGGCCCGATCGAGACCATCGATCTCAATGCGCCGGAAGGTGTACGCGACTATATGACCCGACTCGGGCCGATGTATCAGCAGATCGCCGATTCCGCTCGCCCCCGTCATGGCTATAGCGAACAGCTGCTGGACCAGCTCGAACAGGCGCGGCGCGAAACACTGCCCGCCGACCAGCGCGATGAGCGCATGGCCTGGCGCGACCGCTACCTGGTCACTCTGGCCGCTCTGAAAAAGCGTCAGTCCACCTGA
- a CDS encoding LysR substrate-binding domain-containing protein, with product MAVSTMPSSPGRFTSETVETMAITLRQLRVFVTIVHEGSLTAAAQSLHLTKPAVSAALAELEKRYGHRVFDRHHNRLFINDLGRQLLPLADELLGRAATVEQLFDRNTQLSGQLRIGASYTIGHQLLPALLQGFRRLTGHTDQQVTIVNSATIGEALNAFELDIGMVEGRIDHAPLMARPWRHDRMLVAAAPDHPLVGRVATVTDLEHQQWVLREPGSGTREQFMHFLAARLEHWQTALELNATEAIINATAAGMGLTCVSELEARHALADGRLRELGIDLAMPRQFHLITHRDKYISPLLARFLEFCQQPEPTL from the coding sequence ATGGCTGTCTCTACAATGCCGTCATCGCCTGGCCGCTTCACGTCGGAGACCGTTGAAACGATGGCGATTACCCTGCGCCAGCTGCGTGTCTTTGTGACCATTGTGCACGAGGGCTCGCTGACCGCTGCCGCGCAATCCCTTCATCTGACCAAACCGGCGGTGAGCGCAGCCCTGGCCGAACTCGAGAAGCGCTACGGCCACCGGGTATTCGACCGCCACCACAACCGGCTGTTCATCAACGATCTGGGGCGCCAGCTGTTGCCACTGGCCGATGAGCTACTCGGCCGCGCCGCCACCGTTGAGCAACTGTTCGATCGCAACACGCAGCTGTCCGGTCAGTTGCGCATCGGTGCCAGCTATACCATCGGTCACCAGTTGCTCCCGGCGCTGTTGCAGGGATTTCGCCGTCTTACCGGCCATACCGATCAGCAGGTCACCATTGTCAACAGCGCCACCATTGGTGAGGCCCTCAACGCCTTCGAACTCGATATCGGTATGGTCGAGGGACGCATCGATCACGCCCCTCTGATGGCCCGACCCTGGCGCCACGATCGTATGCTGGTGGCGGCGGCTCCGGATCATCCGCTGGTCGGACGTGTTGCCACAGTGACCGACCTCGAACATCAGCAGTGGGTGCTGCGCGAACCCGGTTCCGGCACCCGGGAACAGTTCATGCACTTTCTGGCTGCTCGGCTAGAGCACTGGCAGACCGCGCTCGAACTCAACGCGACCGAAGCGATCATCAATGCGACTGCCGCCGGTATGGGGCTGACCTGTGTCTCCGAACTGGAAGCCCGCCATGCACTGGCGGATGGCCGGTTGAGGGAGCTCGGGATTGATCTGGCGATGCCCCGTCAGTTTCATCTGATCACCCATCGCGACAAGTACATCAGTCCGTTGCTGGCCCGTTTTCTCGAATTCTGTCAGCAACCGGAACCCACCCTGTAA
- the otnK gene encoding 3-oxo-tetronate kinase, with the protein MALIGCIADDFTGGTDLANNLVKSGFRTVQTIGIPDTAPEDVDAIVVALKSRSIPAADAVRQSLEALTWLQTQGCEKFYFKYCSTFDSTPQGNIGPVAEALMGALDCDSTLFCPAFPATGRTVYQGHLFVGGSLLNESGMEHHPLNPMTDANLVRWLDTQSEQRVGLLPADVIERGEEAARRQLEALRSEGYRLIVTDTLRDAHLTTIALASRDMPLVTGGSGLALGLGALYSSPSGQAAALPPPAGGALILAGSASKRTREQIDHASAHMPSRALTPLELHHEFDATLDAIEQWALPQLGKPLLIHSDTRPEVVREAQQQLGVEAAGALVERALAELARRLIVRDIGRLIVAGGETAGAIVGALGIESLRIGPEIDPGVPWTWTESVHGPLHLALKSGNFGAPDMFTRAWEVIDE; encoded by the coding sequence ATGGCCCTGATCGGATGTATTGCCGACGATTTCACCGGCGGCACGGACCTGGCCAACAACCTGGTCAAAAGCGGCTTTCGTACCGTCCAGACCATCGGGATACCGGACACAGCCCCCGAAGACGTCGATGCCATTGTGGTGGCGTTGAAGTCGCGCAGCATTCCGGCCGCCGACGCGGTACGCCAGTCGCTTGAAGCGCTGACATGGCTACAGACGCAAGGCTGCGAAAAGTTCTATTTCAAGTACTGCTCAACCTTCGACTCCACCCCACAGGGCAACATCGGCCCGGTGGCAGAAGCGCTGATGGGGGCGCTCGACTGTGACAGCACCCTGTTCTGCCCGGCCTTCCCGGCCACCGGTCGCACCGTCTATCAGGGCCATCTGTTCGTGGGCGGCAGTCTGCTCAACGAGAGCGGCATGGAGCACCACCCGCTCAATCCGATGACGGATGCCAATCTCGTGCGCTGGCTCGATACCCAGAGCGAACAACGTGTTGGTCTGCTGCCGGCCGATGTCATTGAACGGGGCGAGGAAGCTGCCCGCCGCCAGCTCGAAGCGCTGCGTTCGGAAGGGTATCGATTGATCGTGACCGATACCCTGCGCGATGCGCATCTGACCACCATAGCGCTGGCCAGTCGCGACATGCCGCTGGTTACCGGGGGTTCCGGACTGGCACTCGGACTGGGCGCACTCTACTCATCACCCAGCGGACAGGCTGCCGCACTGCCGCCCCCTGCAGGTGGCGCGCTGATTCTGGCGGGCAGTGCCTCGAAACGGACCCGCGAACAGATCGACCATGCCAGCGCCCACATGCCAAGCCGGGCACTGACACCGCTCGAACTGCATCATGAGTTTGACGCCACACTCGATGCGATCGAGCAGTGGGCCCTGCCACAGCTGGGCAAGCCGCTGCTGATTCACAGCGACACCCGCCCCGAAGTGGTGCGCGAGGCTCAGCAGCAGCTGGGTGTTGAAGCCGCTGGCGCGCTGGTCGAACGCGCTCTGGCCGAACTCGCCAGACGGCTGATCGTCCGGGACATCGGTCGTCTGATTGTGGCCGGAGGTGAAACGGCAGGCGCCATCGTCGGTGCGCTGGGCATCGAGAGTCTGCGCATCGGCCCGGAAATCGACCCCGGCGTTCCCTGGACCTGGACCGAATCAGTGCATGGTCCCCTGCATCTGGCGCTGAAATCCGGCAACTTCGGCGCTCCCGACATGTTTACCCGCGCCTGGGAGGTTATCGATGAATGA